A DNA window from Argiope bruennichi chromosome X2, qqArgBrue1.1, whole genome shotgun sequence contains the following coding sequences:
- the LOC129959927 gene encoding cell growth regulator with RING finger domain protein 1-like, whose protein sequence is MFLHSIFGILFSSSSFGYLFVSETFQKTLFQLGMVIILTSILFYVLVSLYSQGLENGGIHYVYTRRVELKMQTIHNPFLFEVNLHGANYSGVQCTFFGEKDYYLLAVWGVPIYQLFELLNSSPEFMKNSITSSSESETFSSICKSSSDLLLVEGGEKKTVVFRPQRGCVDEAEIKSKEEIIRSSYPFVAIMILKDNDNAENTLIAMATAVHLPDDKLKLPAQIIGQHVKSSSGSVSAVKKIFVSSPETSRVDGESVHLCVACCIKTVSAVVMPCGHACVCTTCLERCKNCPVCRGPAYTYFELQSIPVH, encoded by the exons ATGTTTTTGCATAGTATCTTTGGAATCCTTTTCAGTTCGTCATCATTTGGTTATTTGTTCGTTTCAGAAACATTTCAGAAAACTTTGTTTCAGTTGGGAATGGTGATAATTTTAACCTCCATCTTATTTTATGT gttgGTTAGCTTATACTCTCAAGGCCTGGAGAATGGAGGCATTCACTATGTTTATACAAGAAGAGTTGAACTTAAAATGCAGACTATTCACAATCCTTTTTTGTTTGAAGTAAATCTTCATGGGGCAAATTATTCAG GAGTCCAGTGTACATTCTTTGGTGAAAAAGATTACTACTTACTTGCTGTATGGGGAGTTCCTATCTACcaattatttgaacttttaaacTCAAGCCCTGAATTCATGAAGAATTCCATAACTTCATCTTCAGAAAGTGAAACGTTCAGTAGCATTTGCAAAAGCTCCAGTGATTTGCTTTT AGTTGAAGGTGGTGAAAAGAAAACAGTGGTGTTTAGGCCTCAAAGAGGCTGTGTTGATGAAGCTGAAATCAAGTCTAAAGAAGAAATAATCAGATCAAGTTATCCTTTTGTTGCTATCATGATTCTAAAAGATAATGACAATGCTGAAAACACACTG attgctATGGCTACTGCAGTCCATCTCCCCGATGATAAACTTAAGCTACCTGCACAAATTATCGGCCAGCATGTGAAATCTTCATCTGGCTCTGTTAGTGCAGTTAAG AAAATATTTGTGTCTTCTCCTGAAACTTCAAGAGTTGATGGTGAAAGTGTTCATCTTTGTGTTGCTTGCTGTATCAAAACTGTTTCTGCTGTTGTTATGCCATGTGGTCATGCATGCGTTTGTACTACATGTCTTGAACGGTGCAAGAATTGCCCTGTTTGTCGTGGACCTGCTTATACGTACTTTGAATTACAAAGTATTCCTGTTCATTAG